The Prinia subflava isolate CZ2003 ecotype Zambia chromosome 5, Cam_Psub_1.2, whole genome shotgun sequence genome window below encodes:
- the LARGE2 gene encoding xylosyl- and glucuronyltransferase LARGE2, which translates to MSCQHIMLRSWRMKLKLLLATVTLAILLSWLYLFVGNLEYGRFLLLPPCVGEQPSRDGQREALASRVRRVEEENQQLRLQLGQAQAEGGDGSPPWGASAEDRDPPGGHRSNHTACPKQWTVHKCELLHVAIVCAGHNASRDVVTLVKSILFHRKNPLHFHFITDSVAHQILQTLFQSWMVPSVHVSFYNADDLKAEVSWIPNKHYSGIYGLMKLTLTKALPSNLSKVIVLDTDITFATDIAELWAVFGKFSEKQVIGLVENQSDWYLGNLWKNHKPWPALGRGFNTGVILLLLDRLRRLGWEQMWRLTAERELMSMLSTSLADQDIFNAVIKQDPSLVYRLPCFWNVQLSDHTRSEQCYTELSDLKVIHWNSPKKLRVKNKHVEFFRNLYLTFLEYDGNLLRRELFGCASLPSPPRDQLQQALEELDEDDPCYDFRQQHLTQHRIHLFFLQYEFLAFPNPTDVTLVAQLSMDRLQMLEAICKHWAGPISLALYMSDAEAQQFLRYAQASEVLSARRNVAYHIVYREGQFYPINLLRNVALANTQTPYVFLTDIDFLPMYGLYDYLRNSIQQLELPQRKAALIVPAFETLHYRLTFPKSKAELLSMLDMGSLYTFRYHVWPKGHAPTDYAKWRTATVPYRVAWQPDFEPYVVVRRDCPRYDQRFVGFGWNKVSHIMELDAQEYELLVLPNAFMIHMPHAPSFDISKFRLSAGYRGCLQTLREEFHQDLSRRYGAAALKYLTAERSL; encoded by the exons ATGTCCTGCCAGCACATCATGTTGCGCTCCTGGCGCATGAAGCTGAAGTTGCTGCTCGCCACAGTGACCCTGGCCATTCTCCTCTCCTGGCTCTACCTCTTTGTGGGCAACCTCGAAT ATGGCCgcttcctgctgctgccgccgtGCGTGGGCGAGCAGCCGAGCCGGGACGGGCAGCGGGAGGCGCTGGCCTCGCGGGTGCgcagggtggaggaggagaaccAGCAGCTGCGGTTGCAGCTCGGCCAGGCGCAGGCGGAGGGCGGCGACGGCAGCCCGCCGTGGGGGGCTTCTGCCGAGGACAGAGACCCCCCTGGGGGCCACAGGAGCAACCACACGGCCTGCCCCAAGCAGTGGACGGTGCACAAGTGTGAG CTCCTTCACGTCGCGATTGTGTGTGCTGGGCACAATGCCAGCCGGGACGTGGTCACCCTGGTGAAATCCATCCTCTTCCACAG GAAAAACCCCCTCCACTTTCACTTCATCACGGATTCGGTGGCCCACCAGATCCTCCAGACGCTCTTCCAGTCCTGGATGGTGCCTTCTGTCCACGTCAGCTTCTACAATGCCGATGACTTGAAGGCAG AGGTGTCGTGGATCCCCAACAAGCACTACTCTGGCATCTATGGGCTGATGAAGCTGACACTTACCAAGGCACTGCCCTCCAACCTCTCCAAGGTCATTGTCTTGGACACAGACATCACCTTTGCCACCGACAttgctgagctctgggctgtCTTTGGAAAGTTTTCTG AAAAGCAGGTGATTGGGCTGGTGGAGAACCAAAGTGACTGGTACTTAGGCAACCTGTGGAAAAACCACAAACCATGGCCAGCCCTGGGACGTGGCTTCAACACAG GGgtgatcctgctgctgctggaccgCCTGCGtcggctgggctgggagcagatgTGGCGGCTGACAGCGGAGCGGGAGCTCATGAGCATGCTCTCCACCTCGCTGGCTGATCAG GATATCTTCAATGCGGTGATCAAGCAGGACCCGTCCCTGGTGTACCGGCTTCCCTGCTTCTGGAATGTGCAGCTCTCTGATCACACCCGCTCGGAGCAGTGCTACACTGAGCTCTCAGACCTCAAG GTGATCCACTGGAACTCGCCCAAGAAGCTGCGGGTTAAGAATAAGCACGTGGAGTTCTTCCGTAACCTCTACCTGACCTTCCTGGAGTACGATGGGAACCTGCTGCGCAGGGAGCTTTTTGGCTGTGCCAGTCTTCCCAGCCCACCCAGAGACCAG TTGCAGCAGGCACTGGAGGAGTTGGATGAGGACGATCCTTGCTATGACTTCCGCCAGCAGCACCTCACGCAGCACCGCATCCACCTGTTCTTCCTGCAGTATGAGTTCCTGGCCTTTCCCAACCCCACCGATGTCACCCTCGTGGCCCAGCTCTCCATGGACAG gtTACAGATGCTGGAGGCCATCTGCAAGCACTGGGCAGGCCCCATCAGCCTGGCACTGTACATGTCAGACGCCGAGGCGCAGCAGTTCCTGCGCTATGCCCAGGCCTCGGAGGTGCTGAGCGCCCGCCGCAACGTCGCCTACCACATTGTCTACAGGGAGGGGCAGTTCTACCCCATCAACCTCCTGCGCAACGTGGCCTTGGCCAACACGCAGACGCCGTACGTCTTCCTGACGGACATCGACTTCCTGCCCATGTATGGCCTCTACGATTACCTCAG GAACTCCATccaacagctggagctgccccagagGAAGGCGGCTCTCATCGTGCCGGCGTTTGAGACCCTGCACTACCGTCTGACCTTTCCCAAatccaaagcagagctgctctccatgCTGGACATGGGCTCCCTCTACACCTTCAG GTACCACGTGTGGCCAAAAGGCCACGCCCCCACAGACTACGCCAAATGGCGGACGGCCACCGTGCCCTACCGCGTGGCATGGCAGCCAGACTTTGAGCCTTACGTTGTAGTGAGGCGAGACTGCCCCAGGTATGACCAGAGGTTCGTGGGCTTCGGCTGGAACAAAGTCTCCCACATCATGGAGCTGGATGCACAG gagtacgagctgctggtgctgcccaaCGCCTTCATGATCCACATGCCCCATGCCCCCAGCTTCGACATCTCCAAGTTTCGCCTGAGTGCGGGGTACCGGGGCTGCCTCCAGACGCTGCGGGAGGAGTTCCACCAGGACCTGTCGCGGCGGTACGGGGCTGCTGCGCTCAAATACCTCACTGCCGAGAGAAGCCTGTGA